The Kluyvera intermedia genome window below encodes:
- the lpxP gene encoding kdo(2)-lipid IV(A) palmitoleoyltransferase: MFKNFDFRLLHPRNGLKWFALAALWLVVQLPYPILHSLGTSVGKASRRFLKRRERIAARNIELCFPKMDAAEREKLIEQNFMSLGMGLIETGMAWFWSDARVKKWFDVEGYNNLINALNEQRGVMVVGVHFMSLELGGRAMGLCRPMMATYRPHNDPLMEWVQTTGRLRSNKAMIDRRNLRGLVQALKAGEAVWFAPDQDYGPKGSVFAPFFSVSEAATTNGTNVLSRLSGAAMLTVTMVRKPHKKGYTLHISEAMTDYPKGDDVSAASYMNKIIEREILRAPEQYLWVHRRFKTRPRGEASLYKAVPHAK, from the coding sequence ATGTTCAAAAATTTTGATTTCCGCTTGCTTCACCCGCGTAATGGGCTGAAGTGGTTCGCTTTGGCTGCATTATGGTTGGTGGTTCAACTCCCTTATCCAATACTGCATTCCCTTGGCACTTCTGTTGGTAAAGCATCACGTCGATTTTTAAAACGCCGTGAGCGCATCGCTGCACGCAATATTGAACTCTGTTTCCCCAAAATGGACGCTGCTGAGCGGGAAAAATTGATTGAGCAAAACTTCATGTCGCTTGGCATGGGGCTTATCGAAACCGGAATGGCCTGGTTCTGGAGCGATGCACGCGTCAAAAAATGGTTTGATGTGGAAGGCTATAACAACCTGATCAACGCGTTAAACGAACAGCGTGGTGTAATGGTAGTTGGCGTCCATTTTATGTCTTTAGAATTGGGTGGCCGTGCAATGGGCTTGTGCCGTCCGATGATGGCGACTTACCGCCCGCATAACGATCCGCTCATGGAATGGGTGCAGACTACCGGTCGCCTGCGTTCTAATAAAGCGATGATTGACCGCCGTAACCTGCGTGGTTTGGTTCAGGCATTAAAAGCCGGTGAAGCCGTATGGTTTGCGCCCGATCAGGACTACGGCCCGAAAGGTAGCGTATTCGCACCATTTTTCTCGGTGAGCGAAGCGGCAACCACCAACGGTACCAACGTCCTTTCGCGCTTATCCGGCGCCGCAATGCTGACGGTGACCATGGTGCGTAAACCGCACAAGAAAGGTTATACCCTGCATATCAGCGAAGCGATGACGGATTACCCGAAAGGGGATGACGTTTCAGCGGCGTCCTATATGAACAAAATTATCGAACGTGAAATTCTGCGCGCGCCAGAGCAGTATCTGTGGGTGCATCGCCGGTTTAAAACCCGACCTCGGGGAGAAGCCTCTTTATATAAGGCCGTTCCGCACGCCAAATAA
- a CDS encoding YebV family protein, which produces MSKTSVRIGAFEIDDAVLHAEQHGERTLSIPCKSDPDLCMQLDAWDADISIPALLDGEQSVLYRKHYDQPSDAWVMRLA; this is translated from the coding sequence ATGAGTAAAACCAGCGTACGCATCGGCGCATTCGAAATTGATGATGCCGTGCTGCATGCCGAGCAACACGGCGAACGAACGTTAAGTATCCCTTGTAAGTCCGATCCTGATTTATGCATGCAACTTGATGCCTGGGATGCCGATATCAGCATTCCCGCACTTCTTGATGGCGAACAGTCAGTCCTTTATCGTAAACACTACGACCAACCTTCCGACGCCTGGGTTATGCGGCTTGCTTAA
- the rsmF gene encoding 16S rRNA (cytosine(1407)-C(5))-methyltransferase RsmF encodes MAQNSVYFPDEFLAQMREAMPAHLSYEAFIDACQRPLRRSIRVNTLKITVDDFLALVAPYSWQLTPVPWCAEGFWIERENEDELPLGSTAEHLSGLFYIQEASSMLPVAALFAEGLTPERVMDVAAAPGSKTTQIAARMNNRGMLLANEFSASRVKVLHANISRCGISNTALTHFDGRVFGAALPECFDAILLDAPCSGEGVVRKDPDALKNWSQASNQDIANTQRELIDSAFHALRPGGTLVYSTCTLNRDENESVVAWLLERYPDAVTVSTLGELFPSAKEALTPEGYLHVFPQIYDCEGFFVARLHKTASIDALPVPGYKVGKLPFMPMKTRESASVADAARSVGIEWDDALTLWQRDKEIWLFPTEIAPLLGKVRFSRIGIKLAETYNKGFRWQHEAVIALANTSKRGHELTLEEAQEWYRGRDVYPQQSPAHDDVIVTFQGFPLGLAKRINSRLKNSYPRELVRDGKLFTNKSE; translated from the coding sequence GTGGCTCAAAACTCAGTCTATTTCCCCGATGAATTCCTTGCGCAAATGCGTGAGGCCATGCCTGCTCATCTCTCCTATGAAGCGTTTATTGATGCCTGCCAGCGCCCACTGCGCCGTAGCATACGCGTCAACACACTCAAAATTACGGTCGATGATTTCCTGGCGTTGGTTGCACCCTACAGCTGGCAGTTAACGCCCGTACCCTGGTGCGCAGAAGGTTTTTGGATTGAACGCGAGAATGAAGATGAATTGCCGCTGGGCAGTACCGCAGAACATTTAAGCGGTCTGTTTTATATTCAGGAAGCCAGCTCAATGCTCCCTGTTGCCGCACTGTTCGCCGAAGGGTTAACCCCTGAGCGCGTAATGGATGTCGCCGCCGCCCCTGGTTCAAAAACCACCCAAATTGCCGCAAGAATGAATAACCGTGGCATGTTGTTGGCGAACGAGTTTTCCGCCAGTCGCGTCAAGGTTCTACATGCCAATATCAGCCGCTGCGGGATCAGTAACACCGCCTTAACCCATTTCGATGGTCGTGTTTTCGGCGCAGCACTTCCCGAGTGTTTCGACGCTATTTTGCTCGATGCTCCCTGCTCCGGTGAAGGTGTGGTGCGTAAAGACCCGGATGCGTTAAAAAACTGGTCTCAGGCCAGCAATCAAGACATTGCCAATACCCAGCGTGAACTTATCGATAGCGCCTTCCATGCACTACGTCCGGGCGGGACGCTGGTCTATTCCACCTGTACGCTAAACCGCGATGAAAATGAGTCCGTCGTGGCCTGGCTGCTAGAACGCTACCCGGATGCCGTAACGGTTTCGACACTGGGTGAACTGTTCCCGAGTGCGAAAGAAGCGCTGACCCCAGAAGGCTACCTGCACGTTTTCCCACAAATTTACGACTGTGAAGGCTTTTTCGTCGCCCGACTGCATAAAACAGCCAGCATCGACGCGCTGCCGGTCCCAGGTTATAAGGTCGGTAAACTCCCATTCATGCCGATGAAAACACGTGAGTCAGCAAGCGTTGCGGACGCGGCGAGAAGCGTAGGTATCGAGTGGGATGACGCACTCACGCTGTGGCAACGAGACAAAGAAATTTGGTTGTTCCCGACAGAGATTGCACCGCTGCTCGGGAAAGTTCGCTTTTCCCGCATTGGTATTAAACTTGCCGAAACGTACAATAAAGGATTCCGCTGGCAGCATGAGGCCGTAATAGCGCTGGCGAACACCAGCAAGCGGGGACACGAGTTAACGCTGGAAGAGGCGCAGGAGTGGTATCGGGGTCGCGATGTTTACCCGCAACAATCTCCTGCGCATGACGATGTTATTGTCACCTTCCAGGGCTTCCCGTTGGGGTTAGCTAAGCGGATTAATTCGCGTCTGAAAAACAGCTATCCACGTGAGCTGGTTCGTGATGGCAAGCTGTTTACCAACAAGTCTGAGTAG
- a CDS encoding PqiB family protein, translated as MSQETHASQTEARIKTKRRISPFWLLPVIALLIAGWLIWNSYEDRGTTITIDFMSADGIVPGRTPVRYQGVEVGTVQDIRLASDRSKIEVRASIKSDMEDALRAETQFWLVTPKASLAGVSGLDALVGGNYIGMMPGKGEPRERFTALDTQPKYRLNNGELMIHLHAPDLGSLGSGSLVYFRKIPVGRVYDYAINPNNQGVTIDVLIERRFTNLVKKGSRFWNVSGIKADVGLSGAKVQLESLSALVNGAIAFDSPSDSKEATQNDDYGLYEDLAHSQRGVIVKLQLPSGDGLKAGSTPMLYQGLEVGQLTKLTLNPDGSVTGEMTVDPSVVSLLRDKTRIELHQPKLTLDNPNLSMLLTGSTFELVPGDGEPKDSFAVLASDKTLLQQPGVMTLTLTAPESYGIEGGQPIMLHGVKIGQVLQRTLGAKGIEFAIAIDPQYRDLVHGDSKFVVNSKMDVKVGIDGIEFLGASANEWLSGGIRILPGEKGAMKATYPLYANLEKAQENNLSDFPTTTLMLTAETLPDIQTGSVVLYRKFEVGEITSVQPKANAFDIAVHIKPEYRSLLSANSVFWAEGGAKVQLNGSGLTVQASPLSRALKGAVSFDNINEAKNGIRKGDKRVLFASETAARAIGGQITLHAFDADKLSSGMPIRYLGIDIGQVQDLKLNASRNEVEASAVLYPEYVSTFARRGTRFSVITPQISAAGVEHLDTLLQPYVNVEPGHGEMRRDFELQEATISDSRYLNGLNIVVEAPEAGSMNIGTPILFRGLEVGTVTGLRLGSLSDRVMIEMRIGQRYQHLVRNNSVFWLASGYSLDFGLIGGVVKTGTFNQFIRGGIAFATPPGTPLAPKAQEGKHYLLLESEPKEWREWGTALPR; from the coding sequence ATGAGTCAGGAAACGCACGCTTCACAGACTGAAGCGCGAATTAAAACAAAACGTCGCATTTCGCCGTTCTGGCTGCTGCCGGTCATTGCATTATTGATAGCGGGCTGGCTTATCTGGAATAGCTATGAAGACCGAGGCACCACTATCACCATCGACTTTATGTCGGCGGACGGTATTGTCCCCGGACGTACACCGGTGCGTTACCAAGGGGTTGAGGTCGGCACAGTGCAGGATATTCGTCTTGCCAGTGACCGCAGCAAAATTGAGGTTCGAGCCAGCATCAAAAGCGATATGGAAGATGCGCTACGGGCTGAAACCCAATTCTGGCTGGTAACCCCCAAAGCCTCTCTGGCTGGCGTCTCCGGGCTCGATGCGCTGGTTGGCGGTAACTATATCGGCATGATGCCAGGTAAAGGTGAACCGCGCGAACGCTTCACTGCGCTCGATACACAGCCCAAATATCGTCTGAACAACGGCGAGCTGATGATTCATCTTCATGCGCCTGATTTAGGATCGCTCGGCAGCGGGTCACTGGTCTATTTCCGCAAAATCCCCGTCGGCCGGGTTTACGACTACGCCATCAATCCCAACAATCAGGGCGTCACCATTGATGTGCTGATTGAGCGTCGCTTCACCAACCTGGTCAAAAAAGGCAGCCGATTCTGGAACGTTTCGGGGATCAAAGCCGACGTTGGGTTGAGCGGTGCAAAAGTGCAACTCGAAAGCCTGTCCGCTTTAGTGAACGGAGCGATAGCCTTTGACTCACCGTCCGACTCGAAAGAGGCGACGCAAAACGATGACTACGGTCTGTACGAGGATCTGGCACACAGCCAGCGCGGCGTTATCGTTAAACTGCAACTGCCCAGCGGTGACGGTCTGAAAGCAGGCTCTACACCAATGCTGTATCAAGGACTTGAAGTCGGCCAGTTAACCAAACTCACGCTTAACCCTGACGGTTCAGTCACCGGTGAGATGACGGTCGACCCTAGCGTTGTGTCGTTATTGCGTGACAAGACACGCATTGAACTCCATCAACCGAAACTCACGCTGGATAATCCAAACCTCAGCATGCTGCTCACCGGCAGCACCTTTGAACTGGTGCCCGGTGACGGTGAACCAAAAGATAGTTTTGCAGTTTTGGCCTCGGATAAAACGCTGCTGCAACAGCCAGGCGTCATGACGCTGACGCTGACGGCACCGGAAAGCTATGGCATTGAAGGCGGTCAACCTATCATGCTGCACGGTGTGAAAATTGGTCAGGTGTTACAGCGCACACTGGGCGCGAAGGGAATCGAATTTGCTATCGCTATCGACCCGCAATACCGCGACCTGGTTCACGGCGACAGTAAGTTCGTTGTTAACAGCAAGATGGACGTAAAGGTTGGCATCGATGGTATTGAATTCCTGGGTGCCAGCGCCAACGAGTGGTTAAGCGGCGGTATTCGCATTTTGCCGGGTGAGAAAGGTGCCATGAAAGCGACCTATCCGCTATACGCCAATCTGGAAAAAGCACAGGAGAATAACCTCAGCGATTTCCCAACCACGACGCTCATGTTAACGGCAGAAACCCTGCCGGATATTCAGACCGGTTCCGTCGTGCTGTATCGTAAGTTTGAAGTCGGTGAGATAACTTCCGTCCAGCCAAAAGCAAATGCGTTTGATATTGCGGTGCATATTAAGCCCGAGTATCGCTCACTGTTGTCCGCGAATAGCGTTTTCTGGGCCGAAGGTGGCGCGAAAGTCCAGCTTAACGGCAGCGGCTTAACGGTACAGGCGTCACCACTGTCTCGTGCGCTAAAAGGCGCGGTCAGCTTCGATAATATTAACGAAGCGAAGAACGGCATTCGCAAAGGAGACAAACGCGTCCTGTTTGCTTCAGAGACGGCTGCACGTGCCATCGGCGGGCAAATCACGCTGCACGCATTTGATGCCGATAAACTCTCCTCCGGAATGCCAATTCGCTATCTGGGTATCGATATCGGACAAGTTCAGGATCTCAAGCTGAACGCTTCACGTAACGAAGTGGAAGCCAGCGCGGTGCTCTACCCGGAATACGTGAGCACCTTCGCCCGTCGCGGGACCCGATTCTCGGTGATCACACCGCAGATTTCCGCCGCCGGTGTCGAGCATCTGGATACCCTGCTCCAGCCTTACGTTAACGTGGAGCCGGGACACGGCGAAATGCGCCGGGACTTTGAGCTGCAGGAAGCGACGATTTCCGACTCACGATATCTCAACGGTCTGAACATCGTGGTGGAAGCACCAGAAGCCGGCTCGATGAATATTGGTACGCCGATTCTGTTCCGCGGGTTAGAAGTCGGTACGGTTACGGGTCTGCGTCTGGGCAGCTTGTCTGACCGCGTGATGATTGAAATGCGCATCGGTCAACGATATCAGCATCTGGTGCGGAATAACTCCGTATTCTGGCTGGCATCCGGGTACAGCCTCGACTTTGGTCTGATTGGCGGCGTGGTGAAAACCGGCACCTTTAATCAGTTCATTCGTGGTGGGATCGCCTTCGCCACTCCGCCAGGAACACCGCTGGCACCGAAAGCGCAGGAAGGTAAGCATTACCTGTTGCTGGAGTCTGAACCGAAAGAGTGGCGCGAGTGGGGTACTGCCCTGCCGCGTTAA
- the yebS gene encoding membrane integrity lipid transport subunit YebS produces MALITSRITPAKKIRIHTVIKPLPWAHYQRCPQCDTLFRLPVVKSSQRAYCPRCDAKVRDGRDWSLTRLGAMAITMLLLMPFAWSEPLLRLYLLGVRIDASLLSGIWQMTYGGDPVTAAMVFFCTVAAPAVLVLAIAYLWLGNILGMNLRPVLLMLEKLKEWVMLDIYLVGIAVASIKVQDYAFLQPGVGLFAFISLVVLSILTLIHLNIEQLWERFYPQRPATRPDANLRVCLGCHYTGFADDRGRCRRCHTPLRLRRRQSLQKSWAALIASIVFIIPANLLPISIIYVNGGRQEDTILSGIMSLASSNIAVAAVVFIASILVPFTKIIVMLTLLISIHFKCEQGLRTRILLLRFVTWIGRWSMLDLFVISLTMSLINRDQLLAFTMGPAAFYFGAAVILTILAVEWLDSRLLWDAHESGNARFTD; encoded by the coding sequence ATGGCACTGATAACTTCACGTATAACGCCGGCAAAAAAAATCCGAATTCACACCGTTATCAAACCACTACCGTGGGCACATTACCAACGTTGCCCCCAGTGCGATACGCTTTTTCGGTTACCGGTCGTAAAATCATCACAACGCGCTTACTGTCCGCGCTGCGATGCCAAAGTTCGTGATGGACGAGACTGGTCGCTGACCCGTCTGGGTGCCATGGCGATTACTATGCTGCTGCTCATGCCTTTCGCCTGGAGCGAACCGCTGCTGCGGCTTTATCTGCTGGGCGTACGCATCGATGCTAGCCTGTTGTCGGGTATCTGGCAGATGACGTACGGTGGTGACCCGGTCACGGCCGCGATGGTTTTCTTCTGTACCGTCGCCGCACCGGCGGTGCTGGTGCTGGCCATCGCCTATCTGTGGCTTGGTAATATTCTGGGTATGAATCTTCGCCCCGTGCTGCTGATGCTGGAGAAACTTAAAGAGTGGGTCATGCTGGATATCTACCTGGTAGGCATCGCCGTTGCGTCGATTAAAGTTCAGGATTATGCGTTTTTGCAGCCTGGAGTCGGCCTGTTCGCGTTCATTTCCCTGGTGGTACTGAGCATTTTGACACTCATTCATCTCAATATTGAACAGCTCTGGGAGCGCTTCTATCCGCAACGCCCCGCAACGCGACCCGATGCCAACCTCCGCGTGTGTCTGGGTTGCCACTACACCGGCTTTGCCGACGACCGCGGCCGCTGTCGCCGTTGCCATACGCCGCTACGCCTTCGTCGGCGACAGAGCTTACAAAAAAGCTGGGCTGCGCTTATCGCTTCCATCGTGTTTATTATTCCCGCCAACCTGCTGCCGATTTCCATCATCTATGTGAATGGTGGACGCCAGGAAGATACGATACTTTCAGGGATTATGTCGCTTGCAAGCAGTAATATTGCGGTAGCAGCGGTGGTCTTTATCGCCAGTATACTGGTGCCATTTACTAAGATTATTGTGATGCTGACGCTGCTCATCAGTATCCACTTTAAATGTGAACAGGGGCTGCGCACGCGTATACTGCTGCTGCGTTTTGTCACCTGGATTGGCCGCTGGTCAATGCTCGACCTGTTTGTCATTTCATTAACCATGTCACTCATTAACCGCGATCAGCTGCTCGCGTTCACAATGGGTCCCGCTGCGTTTTATTTTGGTGCTGCGGTAATATTAACTATTCTTGCTGTTGAATGGCTGGACAGCCGATTACTTTGGGATGCACATGAGTCAGGAAACGCACGCTTCACAGACTGA
- a CDS encoding GAF domain-containing protein: protein MTKTEFYTDLNRDFQALMAGETSFLAVISNTSALLYERLSEVNWAGFYLLEGDTLVLGPFQGKIACVRIPVGRGVCGTAVAQNRVQRIEDVHAFDGHIACDASSNAEIVLPLLVNNQVIGVLDIDSTVFSRFSEEDEKGLVELVGHLQKVLEATDYQKFFAPVAG from the coding sequence ATGACCAAGACAGAGTTTTACACGGATCTTAACCGTGATTTTCAGGCATTGATGGCAGGTGAAACAAGTTTTTTAGCAGTAATCTCCAATACTAGCGCGCTGCTGTATGAGCGACTGTCAGAGGTAAACTGGGCCGGTTTTTATCTGCTGGAAGGCGATACTTTGGTTCTGGGGCCGTTCCAGGGCAAAATTGCCTGCGTGCGCATCCCCGTTGGCCGTGGTGTTTGCGGTACTGCCGTGGCACAAAATCGTGTGCAGCGCATTGAAGATGTTCACGCTTTTGATGGTCATATCGCCTGTGATGCGTCCAGCAATGCTGAAATCGTGCTGCCGCTTTTGGTGAATAATCAGGTTATCGGCGTGCTGGATATCGACAGTACGGTGTTCTCGCGTTTTAGTGAAGAAGACGAGAAAGGTCTGGTTGAACTGGTCGGCCACCTTCAAAAAGTGCTTGAAGCCACCGATTATCAAAAATTCTTTGCACCCGTCGCAGGATAA
- the proQ gene encoding RNA chaperone ProQ → MENQPKLNSSKEVIAFLAERFPQCFSAEGEARPLKVGIFQDLVERVEGEMNLSKTQLRSALRLYTSSWRYLYGIKAGAVRVDLDGNPCGELDEQHVAHARQQLEEAKARVQAQRAEQQAKKREAAAAAGESGDAPRRERKPRPPVRRKEGAERKPRAAAAQPAAKPVREVREEKLTPVSDLSVLTVGQSLKVKAGNNAMDATILEITKDGVRVQLTSGMSMIVRAEHLVF, encoded by the coding sequence ATGGAAAATCAACCTAAGTTGAATAGTAGTAAAGAAGTTATCGCATTTTTGGCCGAACGTTTCCCGCAGTGTTTCAGCGCGGAAGGTGAAGCTCGCCCCCTGAAAGTCGGTATTTTTCAGGATCTCGTCGAGCGTGTTGAAGGGGAAATGAACCTCAGCAAAACGCAATTACGTTCAGCATTACGCCTTTATACCTCAAGCTGGCGCTACCTTTACGGTATCAAAGCGGGTGCAGTACGCGTTGATCTCGACGGCAACCCATGTGGGGAACTGGATGAGCAGCACGTGGCGCATGCGCGTCAGCAGCTTGAAGAAGCTAAAGCTCGTGTTCAGGCGCAGCGCGCAGAACAGCAAGCGAAGAAACGCGAAGCGGCTGCTGCCGCAGGTGAATCAGGTGATGCGCCACGTCGTGAACGTAAACCACGTCCACCGGTGCGCCGTAAAGAAGGGGCAGAGCGTAAGCCGCGCGCAGCCGCTGCACAACCTGCCGCTAAACCTGTTCGCGAAGTACGTGAAGAAAAACTTACTCCGGTATCTGACTTGTCAGTGTTGACTGTCGGTCAATCCCTGAAAGTTAAAGCGGGCAATAACGCCATGGACGCCACGATTCTCGAAATCACCAAAGACGGCGTTCGCGTTCAGCTTACTTCTGGTATGTCAATGATTGTACGCGCAGAACACCTGGTGTTCTGA
- the prc gene encoding carboxy terminal-processing peptidase, with translation MNTFFRLSALAGLLLITGHAVAVEDITRADQLPVLKEETQHATVSERVTSRFTRSHYRQFDLDQAFSAKIFNRYLNLLDYSHNVLLASDVEQFAAKKGQIGDELRSGKLDVFYDLYNLAQKRRFERYEYALKALERPMDFTGTDTFNLDRSKAPWPKDQAELNKLWDGKVKYDQLSLKLAGKDDKEIHDTLARRYKFAIRRLAQTNSEDVFSLAMTSFAREIDPHTNYLSPRNTEQFNTEMSLSLEGIGAVLQMDDDYTVINSMVAGGPAAKSKAISVGDRIVGVGQTGKGMVDVIGWRLDDVVALIKGPKGSKVRLEILPAGKGSKTRIVTLTRERIRLEDRAVKMSVKGVGKDKVGVLDIPGFYVGLTEDVKVQLQKLEKQNVSSVIIDLRSNGGGALTEAVSLSGLFIPSGPVVQVRDNNGKVREDSDTDGVVYYKGPLVVLVDRFSASASEIFAAAMQDYGRALIVGEPTFGKGTVQQYRSLNRIYDQMLRPEWPALGSVQYTIQKFYRINGGSTQRKGVTPDILMPTGKEETETGEKFEDNALPWDSVNAATYVKSGDMLPFEPQLLKLHDERIAKDSEFQYIAKDIAHFNALKDKRNIASLNYAQRLKENDEDDATRLARINDRYKREGKAPLKKIDDLPKDYKEPDPYLDETVKIAVDLARIEKANPVEQPAASQ, from the coding sequence ATGAACACATTTTTTAGGCTCTCCGCGCTTGCTGGCCTGTTATTAATAACAGGCCATGCCGTAGCGGTTGAAGATATTACCCGTGCTGACCAACTTCCCGTTCTTAAGGAAGAGACCCAGCACGCGACGGTGAGCGAGCGCGTAACATCGCGCTTTACCCGTTCTCATTATCGCCAGTTCGATCTCGACCAGGCTTTTTCAGCCAAAATTTTCAATCGCTATCTGAATTTGCTGGATTACAGCCACAACGTGCTGCTGGCAAGTGATGTTGAGCAATTTGCGGCGAAGAAAGGGCAGATTGGTGACGAACTGCGCTCAGGTAAACTGGACGTCTTCTACGACCTCTACAACCTGGCACAAAAACGCCGCTTTGAGCGCTACGAGTATGCGCTTAAGGCGCTTGAGCGTCCGATGGACTTCACCGGTACTGATACTTTTAACCTCGACCGCTCTAAAGCACCGTGGCCAAAAGATCAGGCCGAGCTGAATAAGCTGTGGGACGGCAAGGTCAAATATGACCAGTTGAGTCTCAAGCTAGCGGGCAAAGACGACAAAGAGATTCACGACACGCTGGCTCGTCGCTATAAATTCGCTATACGCCGTCTGGCGCAAACGAATAGCGAAGATGTCTTCTCGTTAGCGATGACCTCTTTTGCGCGCGAAATTGATCCACATACTAACTACCTTTCCCCACGTAACACCGAACAGTTTAATACCGAAATGAGCCTGTCTCTGGAAGGTATTGGCGCGGTGCTGCAAATGGATGATGACTATACCGTTATCAACTCCATGGTTGCAGGTGGCCCGGCAGCGAAAAGCAAAGCGATTAGCGTTGGCGATCGCATTGTTGGCGTGGGCCAGACAGGGAAAGGGATGGTGGATGTGATTGGCTGGCGTCTTGATGACGTTGTTGCCTTGATCAAAGGACCAAAAGGCAGCAAAGTCCGCCTCGAAATTCTGCCTGCCGGCAAAGGTTCGAAAACCCGCATTGTTACGCTGACTCGTGAACGCATCCGCCTTGAAGACCGTGCGGTGAAAATGTCGGTGAAAGGTGTTGGCAAGGATAAAGTCGGCGTTCTCGATATTCCTGGCTTCTACGTCGGTCTGACCGAAGATGTGAAGGTACAGCTGCAGAAGCTAGAAAAACAGAACGTTAGCAGCGTGATTATCGATCTGCGTAGCAACGGCGGTGGTGCACTGACGGAAGCCGTATCGCTTTCCGGTCTGTTCATTCCGTCAGGCCCAGTGGTGCAGGTGCGTGATAACAACGGCAAGGTTCGCGAAGACAGCGATACCGATGGCGTGGTGTATTACAAAGGCCCGCTGGTGGTTCTGGTCGACCGCTTCAGTGCATCAGCATCGGAGATTTTTGCCGCTGCGATGCAGGATTACGGCCGCGCGCTTATCGTCGGTGAACCAACCTTCGGTAAAGGAACCGTGCAGCAGTATCGCTCTTTGAATCGTATTTACGATCAGATGCTGCGTCCTGAGTGGCCTGCGCTTGGCTCTGTCCAGTACACCATTCAGAAGTTCTACCGCATCAACGGCGGCAGTACGCAGCGTAAAGGTGTCACTCCGGACATTCTGATGCCAACCGGCAAGGAAGAAACCGAAACGGGTGAGAAGTTCGAAGACAACGCATTGCCGTGGGACAGCGTCAACGCTGCCACTTATGTGAAGTCCGGCGATATGCTGCCGTTCGAACCTCAGTTGTTGAAGCTGCACGATGAGCGTATCGCGAAAGATTCAGAGTTCCAGTACATCGCTAAAGATATTGCCCACTTCAATGCGTTGAAGGATAAACGCAATATTGCTTCTCTGAATTACGCTCAGCGTCTGAAAGAGAACGATGAAGACGATGCAACGCGTTTGGCGCGGATTAACGATCGCTACAAGCGTGAAGGCAAAGCGCCGCTGAAGAAAATCGACGATCTGCCGAAGGACTATAAAGAACCGGATCCTTATCTCGATGAGACGGTTAAAATCGCCGTTGATCTGGCGCGGATTGAAAAAGCCAATCCCGTAGAACAACCTGCGGCGAGTCAATAA
- the htpX gene encoding protease HtpX, which translates to MMRIALFLMTNLAVMVVFGLVLSLTGVQSSSMTGLLIMALLFGFGGSIVSLMMSKWMALKSVGGEVIEQPRNEQERWLMTTVARQAQQVGIAMPQVALYHAPDINAFATGARRDASLVAVSTGLLQNMSRDEAEAVIAHEISHIANGDMVTMTLIQGIVNTFVIFISRVIAQIAAGFLGGNRDEGEEGGNGNPLIYFAVSMVLELVFGILASIITMWFSRYREFHADAGSAKLVGREKMIAALQRLKTSYEPQEASSMMAFCINGKSKSLSEMFMTHPPLDKRIEALRSGEYMK; encoded by the coding sequence ATGATGCGAATCGCGCTCTTCCTGATGACCAACCTGGCAGTGATGGTTGTGTTCGGGCTGGTGCTCAGCCTGACAGGAGTTCAGTCGAGCAGCATGACGGGTCTACTGATCATGGCGCTGCTATTTGGTTTTGGCGGTTCTATTGTTTCGTTGATGATGTCGAAGTGGATGGCGTTGAAGTCGGTAGGCGGTGAGGTTATTGAACAACCGCGTAACGAGCAGGAACGTTGGTTAATGACGACCGTTGCACGTCAGGCGCAGCAGGTCGGTATCGCTATGCCGCAGGTAGCGCTTTATCACGCGCCGGATATTAACGCTTTTGCCACCGGCGCTCGCCGTGACGCTTCACTGGTTGCGGTAAGCACCGGTCTGTTGCAGAACATGAGCCGTGACGAAGCGGAAGCGGTTATTGCGCATGAGATTAGCCACATCGCCAACGGTGATATGGTCACCATGACGCTTATCCAGGGCATCGTGAACACCTTCGTTATCTTTATCTCGCGCGTTATTGCGCAGATTGCTGCCGGTTTCCTCGGCGGCAACCGTGATGAAGGTGAGGAAGGGGGCAACGGTAACCCACTGATCTATTTTGCCGTTTCCATGGTACTGGAACTGGTGTTTGGTATTCTGGCGAGCATTATTACCATGTGGTTCTCGCGCTACCGTGAATTCCATGCTGATGCGGGTTCCGCGAAACTGGTAGGACGTGAAAAGATGATTGCCGCATTGCAACGTCTGAAAACCAGTTACGAGCCGCAGGAAGCTAGCAGCATGATGGCGTTTTGCATTAACGGTAAGTCGAAGTCACTGAGCGAAATGTTCATGACCCACCCGCCGTTGGACAAACGTATCGAAGCGCTGCGTAGCGGCGAATACATGAAGTAA